A single Spiroplasma floricola 23-6 DNA region contains:
- the pheS gene encoding phenylalanine--tRNA ligase subunit alpha, protein MLQKINKILEGFNKKIITIKTKEELEILKKEFVGKDSPLNDILKNLKSATPEERKEAGQKANEIKEIISEKLNDLSDKFENEELKKVLEKEKIDLTLSGINLKMGAKHPLNLVIDEISSIFTELGYEMVDGTEFETDEYCFQKLNMPIGHPARDMQDTFYIDNHTVLRTHATNMTARMLTQAAKTGNINMAAVSYGNVYRRDDDDATHSHQFMQMDLFAIGEKISFANLKWVLEYMCKRLFGEDAVIRMRPSFFPFTEPSAEVDVRCINCSGKGCSICKYTGFIEILGSGMLAPEVMEANGLDPEKVTGLAFGVGIERLAMLKYGLKNIRDLYENDIRFLDQFKFFGD, encoded by the coding sequence ATGTTACAAAAAATAAATAAAATTTTAGAGGGTTTTAATAAAAAAATAATAACCATCAAAACAAAAGAAGAATTAGAAATATTGAAAAAGGAATTTGTAGGAAAAGATTCTCCTTTAAATGATATTCTTAAAAACTTAAAATCTGCAACTCCAGAAGAGAGAAAAGAAGCAGGACAAAAAGCAAATGAAATTAAAGAAATTATTTCTGAAAAATTAAATGATTTAAGTGATAAATTTGAAAATGAAGAATTAAAAAAAGTTTTAGAAAAGGAAAAAATTGATTTAACATTATCTGGAATCAATTTAAAAATGGGAGCAAAACATCCATTAAACTTAGTTATTGATGAAATATCTTCAATTTTTACTGAGTTAGGCTATGAAATGGTTGATGGAACAGAGTTTGAAACAGATGAATATTGTTTCCAAAAACTAAATATGCCAATAGGACATCCTGCAAGAGATATGCAAGATACTTTTTACATTGACAATCATACAGTTTTAAGAACTCATGCAACTAACATGACAGCTAGAATGTTAACACAAGCTGCGAAAACAGGAAATATTAATATGGCTGCTGTAAGTTATGGTAACGTTTATAGACGTGATGATGATGACGCAACTCATTCACATCAGTTTATGCAAATGGATTTATTTGCTATTGGGGAAAAAATTAGTTTTGCTAATTTAAAATGAGTTTTAGAATATATGTGTAAACGTTTATTTGGCGAAGATGCAGTTATTAGAATGAGACCTAGTTTCTTTCCATTTACTGAACCTTCAGCAGAAGTGGATGTAAGATGTATAAATTGTAGTGGAAAGGGATGTTCAATTTGTAAATACACAGGATTTATTGAAATTTTAGGATCAGGAATGTTAGCTCCAGAAGTAATGGAAGCAAACGGATTAGATCCTGAAAAAGTTACAGGTCTAGCATTTGGTGTTGGTATTGAAAGATTGGCAATGTTAAAATATGGTTTAAAAAATATTAGAGATTTATATGAAAATGACATTAGATTTTTAGACCAATTTAAATTTTTTGGAGATTAG